In one window of Streptomyces sp. FXJ1.172 DNA:
- the ssuE gene encoding NADPH-dependent FMN reductase codes for MATILSVSGSPSATSRTARLLRHLDERLIAQGHEVIALDVRTLPAEALLGADFGHPAIVRATALFEQADGVVIGTPVYKAAYSGLLKSLLDLLPQYALAGKTVLPLATGGTTAHVLAIDYALRPVLSSMGPAHITPGWFTLDKDVTVGEDGTLTVAPGSAEALAQVTDQFSAALGGRTTLLAAAG; via the coding sequence ATGGCCACCATCCTGTCCGTCTCCGGAAGCCCCTCCGCCACCTCCCGCACCGCTCGGCTGCTGCGCCACCTGGACGAGCGGCTCATCGCGCAGGGACACGAGGTGATCGCGCTGGACGTTCGTACCCTGCCTGCCGAGGCGCTGCTCGGGGCCGACTTCGGTCACCCGGCGATCGTCCGGGCCACCGCCCTGTTCGAGCAGGCGGACGGGGTGGTGATCGGTACTCCCGTCTACAAGGCCGCCTACTCCGGGCTGCTGAAGTCCCTGCTCGACCTGCTGCCGCAGTACGCCCTGGCGGGCAAGACGGTCCTGCCGCTGGCCACCGGCGGCACCACCGCCCACGTCCTGGCCATCGACTACGCCCTGCGTCCGGTCCTGTCCTCCATGGGGCCTGCGCACATCACGCCGGGCTGGTTCACCCTCGACAAGGACGTCACGGTGGGCGAGGACGGCACGCTGACCGTCGCGCCGGGATCGGCCGAGGCGCTGGCGCAGGTCACGGACCAGTTCTCGGCCGCGCTGGGCGGCCGGACGACACTGCTGGCGGCCGCCGGATGA
- the sfnG gene encoding dimethylsulfone monooxygenase SfnG translates to MPASSAYPGSDPVRFAYWVPNVSGGLVTSKIEQRTDWGYDYNRELAVLAENNGFDYALSQVRYMASYGAEYQHESTTFSLALLLATQRLKVIAAVHPGLWHPGVLAKLGATADHLSHGRFAVNVVSGWFKGEFTALGEPWLEHDERYRRSEEFIRALRKIWTEDHAELAGDFYRLRDFSLKPKPLNTPERPHPEVFQGGNSTAARAMAGRVSDWYFSNGRDFDGVTEQIQDVRASAAQAGRTPPKFGLNGFLIARDTEAEARETLREIVAKADTQAVHGFRDAVQQAGPSTGDGKGMWQDSTFEDLVQYNDGFRTGLIGTPEQIAERIVAYKRLGVDLFLLGFLHYLEEVEYFGRRVLPLVRELEAQEAESEPAAAHA, encoded by the coding sequence ATGCCCGCATCCTCCGCATACCCCGGATCCGATCCCGTCCGCTTCGCCTACTGGGTGCCGAACGTCAGCGGCGGTCTGGTCACCAGCAAGATCGAGCAGCGCACCGACTGGGGCTACGACTACAACCGCGAACTCGCCGTCCTCGCCGAGAACAACGGCTTCGACTACGCGCTCAGCCAGGTCCGCTACATGGCCAGCTACGGCGCCGAGTACCAGCACGAGTCGACCACTTTCAGTCTGGCCCTGCTGCTCGCCACCCAGCGGCTCAAGGTCATCGCCGCCGTGCATCCAGGCCTGTGGCACCCGGGCGTCCTCGCCAAGCTCGGCGCCACCGCCGACCACTTGTCGCACGGCCGCTTCGCCGTCAACGTGGTCAGTGGCTGGTTCAAGGGCGAGTTCACCGCTCTTGGCGAGCCCTGGCTGGAGCACGACGAGCGCTACCGGCGCTCCGAGGAGTTCATCCGCGCTCTGCGCAAGATCTGGACCGAGGACCACGCCGAACTCGCCGGTGACTTCTACCGGTTGCGCGACTTCTCCCTCAAGCCCAAGCCGCTGAACACCCCCGAGCGCCCGCACCCGGAGGTCTTCCAGGGCGGCAACTCCACCGCCGCCCGTGCCATGGCCGGCCGCGTCTCCGACTGGTACTTCTCCAACGGCAGGGACTTCGACGGCGTCACCGAGCAGATCCAGGACGTCCGTGCCTCCGCCGCCCAAGCGGGCCGTACCCCGCCGAAGTTCGGCCTCAACGGCTTCCTCATCGCTCGCGACACCGAGGCCGAGGCCCGTGAGACTCTCCGCGAAATCGTGGCCAAGGCCGACACCCAGGCCGTGCACGGCTTCCGCGACGCCGTCCAGCAGGCCGGTCCGTCCACCGGCGACGGCAAGGGCATGTGGCAGGACTCCACGTTCGAGGACCTCGTCCAGTACAACGACGGCTTCCGCACGGGTCTGATCGGCACCCCCGAGCAGATCGCCGAGCGGATCGTCGCCTACAAGCGGCTGGGCGTCGACCTCTTCCTCCTCGGCTTCCTGCACTACCTGGAGGAGGTCGAGTACTTCGGCAGGCGGGTGCTGCCCCTGGTGCGCGAACTGGAGGCACAGGAAGCCGAGTCCGAGCCCGCCGCCGCCCACGCCTGA
- a CDS encoding putative leader peptide, protein MKRQDLTRRRHVDLARVSSAFCRCRV, encoded by the coding sequence ATGAAGCGACAGGACCTCACGCGGCGGCGCCACGTCGACCTTGCGCGTGTTTCCAGCGCCTTCTGTCGCTGTCGGGTCTGA
- a CDS encoding LysR family transcriptional regulator: MRIEQLEYIAAVTRLGSLRRAAEELHLSQPALSETVRNLERELGVDLLERKRSGAKMSDEGRELLPHIMSVLDAVDRLRGAAGDQHRISRMVRLGTVNTATVPLVIPTVREFRASHPVTQVELVGAQQADIHLGLLEGAFDLGLVNYLRGDDMPPGFETTELLCGRPVVCVRPDSPLAAMDAVDADSLLAEPLVVMRSGYVMHRFVHRLLRGRTPSFSYSTDGAEMGKLMVAEGLGATVLPDFSVVGDPLERRGAITVRPLAGDATDVLLVLQRRHSGSVPRAVRDLHELFVRNAQAHGASSRRLTEG; encoded by the coding sequence GTGCGTATCGAACAGCTCGAATACATCGCTGCCGTCACACGGCTCGGTTCGCTGCGGCGTGCCGCCGAGGAACTGCACCTGTCCCAGCCGGCGCTCAGCGAGACCGTACGCAATCTGGAGCGCGAACTCGGCGTGGACCTGCTGGAGCGCAAGCGGTCCGGCGCGAAGATGAGCGACGAGGGACGCGAGCTGCTGCCGCACATCATGAGCGTGCTGGACGCGGTCGACCGGCTGCGCGGCGCTGCCGGCGACCAGCACCGCATCAGCCGCATGGTCCGGCTCGGGACGGTGAACACAGCCACCGTCCCGCTGGTCATCCCGACCGTGCGCGAGTTCCGGGCCTCGCACCCGGTCACCCAGGTGGAGTTGGTCGGCGCGCAGCAGGCCGACATCCACCTCGGGCTGTTGGAGGGCGCATTCGACCTGGGACTGGTGAACTACCTCCGGGGCGACGACATGCCGCCCGGCTTCGAGACGACGGAGTTGCTCTGCGGCCGGCCGGTGGTGTGCGTGCGTCCGGACAGTCCGCTGGCGGCCATGGATGCGGTGGACGCGGACAGTCTCCTGGCCGAGCCGCTGGTCGTGATGCGGTCCGGCTATGTGATGCACCGTTTCGTGCACCGGCTGCTGCGCGGCCGGACTCCGTCCTTCTCGTACTCCACCGACGGCGCGGAGATGGGCAAACTGATGGTGGCCGAGGGGCTGGGGGCCACAGTGCTGCCGGACTTCAGCGTCGTCGGCGACCCGCTGGAACGACGGGGCGCGATCACTGTGCGGCCACTCGCGGGGGATGCGACCGACGTACTGCTGGTACTGCAGCGCCGCCATTCCGGCTCCGTTCCGCGGGCGGTCCGCGACCTGCACGAACTCTTCGTGCGCAACGCTCAGGCGCACGGCGCTTCTTCGCGACGGCTGACGGAGGGGTGA